A single window of Pontibacillus chungwhensis DNA harbors:
- a CDS encoding ABC transporter ATP-binding protein — protein sequence MEKILDIKDLHVSFKTYGGEVQAVRGVNLELHKGETLAIVGESGCGKSVTANSIMKLIPSPPGKITQGSIHFKDQNLTEMSSKEIRKIRGVDISMIFQDPMTALNPTLTVGDQLTEGLKQHKKISSQDANEQAIEMLNLVGIPNPKERMKQHPHQFSGGMRQRIVIAMALICEPELLIADEPTTALDVTIQAQILQLFNRIQEQTGVSIILITHDLGVVAKIADRIAVMYAGKVIEVGTRREIFYNPQHPYTRGLLNSVPRLDQRGDQLIPINGTPPDLFSPPKGCPFTARCPKAMEVCENVYPVHTKLSDTQEVDCWLQDERAKKYMAT from the coding sequence ATGGAAAAAATACTCGATATCAAAGACCTCCACGTCTCGTTCAAAACCTATGGAGGCGAAGTGCAAGCTGTTCGCGGGGTGAACCTCGAGCTTCATAAAGGCGAAACGCTCGCCATAGTAGGAGAATCAGGGTGCGGCAAAAGTGTAACTGCTAATAGCATTATGAAGCTGATCCCCTCTCCTCCAGGCAAAATCACACAAGGATCGATTCATTTTAAAGATCAGAATCTGACGGAGATGTCCAGCAAAGAAATCAGAAAAATTCGCGGAGTCGACATCTCAATGATTTTCCAGGACCCTATGACAGCACTGAACCCGACCCTAACAGTCGGGGATCAGTTAACAGAGGGATTGAAGCAACATAAAAAGATCTCATCACAGGACGCAAATGAACAGGCCATCGAAATGCTAAATCTAGTAGGCATTCCGAATCCGAAAGAACGCATGAAACAGCACCCTCACCAGTTTAGTGGTGGGATGAGACAGCGTATCGTCATTGCCATGGCCCTTATTTGTGAACCAGAACTTTTAATTGCGGATGAACCGACAACCGCTCTCGACGTGACGATTCAAGCCCAGATTCTCCAGTTGTTTAATCGCATTCAGGAGCAAACGGGCGTTTCCATTATATTAATTACCCACGACCTCGGTGTGGTAGCCAAAATTGCGGACCGTATTGCCGTTATGTACGCAGGCAAGGTCATTGAAGTCGGTACAAGAAGAGAAATCTTTTATAACCCGCAACACCCGTACACAAGGGGATTACTCAATTCCGTACCACGTCTGGATCAGCGGGGAGACCAACTGATACCAATTAACGGGACGCCGCCTGACTTGTTCTCTCCACCGAAAGGCTGTCCATTTACAGCCCGGTGTCCAAAAGCAATGGAAGTTTGTGAAAATGTGTATCCCGTTCATACGAAGCTAAGCGACACACAAGAAGTGGATTGCTGGCTGCAGGATGAACGAGCCAAAAAATATATGGCTACATAA
- a CDS encoding M55 family metallopeptidase, with the protein MKLYLSVDMEGITGLPNITYIDSAKHNYERGRKIMTQETNYVIQSAFNNHASEVLVNDSHSKMDNLLIEELHPEAQLITGDVKPFSMMQGLDDSYEGAMFVGYHARAAQKGVMSHSMIFGVRNFYINDVAVGELGLNAYLAGYYGVPVLMVAGDDQAAKEAEALIPNITTAPVKETISRSSVKSLTPKKAGELLQQKTAEALQNRHNVEPLVPPKQPTFRIEFTNYGEAEWANLMPGTELEPNSTTVKFQAKDMLEAYQAMLVMTELAMQTKFR; encoded by the coding sequence ATGAAGCTCTACCTATCTGTTGATATGGAAGGGATCACGGGCTTGCCGAACATTACGTACATTGACTCGGCGAAGCATAATTATGAGCGCGGACGAAAGATTATGACGCAGGAGACCAACTACGTTATTCAATCAGCGTTCAATAACCACGCAAGTGAAGTACTTGTAAATGACAGTCACTCCAAAATGGACAACCTTCTCATTGAAGAACTCCACCCTGAAGCACAGCTCATCACAGGTGATGTGAAGCCTTTTTCGATGATGCAGGGGCTTGATGATTCATATGAAGGAGCAATGTTCGTCGGTTACCATGCAAGGGCTGCGCAAAAGGGCGTTATGTCCCATTCCATGATTTTTGGCGTACGAAATTTCTACATAAACGATGTCGCTGTAGGTGAACTTGGTTTAAACGCTTATCTGGCAGGCTATTACGGGGTCCCTGTACTGATGGTAGCAGGCGATGATCAAGCTGCAAAAGAAGCTGAAGCCCTTATTCCAAACATCACCACAGCCCCAGTGAAAGAAACGATTTCCCGCTCGTCAGTAAAGAGCTTAACACCTAAGAAAGCCGGAGAATTACTTCAACAAAAAACAGCAGAAGCACTTCAAAACCGTCACAACGTCGAACCACTTGTTCCACCAAAACAGCCTACATTCCGAATTGAGTTCACCAATTACGGGGAAGCCGAATGGGCAAACCTTATGCCTGGCACTGAACTCGAACCAAATTCTACGACCGTAAAATTTCAGGCTAAAGATATGCTCGAAGCCTATCAAGCGATGCTTGTTATGACTGAGTTAGCCATGCAAACCAAATTCCGCTAG
- a CDS encoding peptide ABC transporter substrate-binding protein — MKKWLMLLLTVLFAFSLAACTATDSSGEGDSDDTETEDNSNDTNDEASGDDVTTLNLNNGQNPTSLDPPKGFDSASWNVLNNLMEGLTRLGKDHSPQAATAEDWKVSEDGTVYTFMIRDNAKWSNGDDVTAGDFVYAWKRLLDPETASPAAFLGYFIKGGEAFNNGEGSKEDVMVEAVSDKELKVTLEAPTGFFTHVISNPAFFPINESVAKENEEWFAEADTFVGNGPFNLAEYKKDNDMLLKKNENYWDAETVTLDQVHFAMVDDPNTEYQMYDTGDLDVSEIPSELADDLIDSDAVSITEQAGTYFYRFNVTEEPFQNEKIRKAFALAVDQQEIVEFITKNKEKPAYGFVSYGFTDPSGNDFREQNGNLLEPDPEKAKQLLEEGMKEEGYDQLPSVTLTYNTSESHKAIAEALQQKFKSVLGVEIELENTEWNVFLQDQKDLKHQLSRSSFLADYGDPINFLESFTSDSVMNRTGWSSEKYDQLIADAKAESDDEKRFELMYEAEKVLFEEMPIFPVHFYNHVYLNKDNVSDIVRHPVGYLELKWASKE; from the coding sequence ATGAAGAAATGGTTAATGCTTCTTCTCACCGTCTTGTTCGCTTTTAGCCTTGCTGCTTGTACTGCTACAGACAGCTCTGGTGAAGGAGATTCAGACGACACAGAGACCGAAGACAACAGCAACGACACAAATGATGAAGCAAGCGGAGATGATGTTACAACGCTCAACTTAAACAACGGGCAAAACCCAACATCTCTAGACCCTCCAAAAGGGTTCGACTCTGCATCATGGAACGTATTAAACAACTTAATGGAAGGTCTTACTCGTCTTGGAAAGGACCACAGTCCTCAAGCAGCAACAGCTGAAGATTGGAAGGTTTCTGAAGACGGTACAGTTTACACCTTTATGATTCGTGACAATGCAAAATGGTCAAACGGTGACGATGTTACAGCAGGTGATTTCGTGTATGCATGGAAACGCCTATTAGACCCAGAAACAGCCTCTCCTGCAGCCTTCCTGGGCTACTTCATTAAAGGTGGAGAAGCCTTTAATAACGGAGAAGGTTCCAAAGAAGATGTCATGGTTGAAGCAGTGAGTGACAAAGAATTAAAAGTAACCCTTGAAGCACCAACTGGTTTCTTTACTCACGTTATTTCGAACCCGGCCTTCTTCCCTATTAACGAAAGTGTAGCCAAAGAGAATGAAGAATGGTTCGCTGAAGCTGACACGTTCGTAGGAAACGGTCCATTTAATCTTGCTGAGTATAAAAAAGATAATGATATGCTTCTGAAAAAGAACGAAAACTATTGGGACGCTGAAACGGTCACATTAGACCAAGTTCATTTTGCCATGGTTGATGACCCGAACACAGAATATCAAATGTATGACACAGGCGACCTTGATGTCTCTGAAATTCCTTCTGAACTGGCAGACGATCTGATCGATAGTGATGCGGTATCCATTACAGAACAAGCGGGTACGTATTTCTACCGCTTCAACGTAACAGAAGAACCATTCCAGAACGAGAAGATCCGTAAAGCATTCGCACTTGCTGTTGACCAGCAGGAAATCGTGGAATTTATTACGAAGAATAAAGAAAAACCAGCTTATGGATTCGTTTCTTATGGATTCACAGATCCATCTGGTAACGACTTCCGTGAGCAAAATGGAAATCTCCTTGAGCCAGACCCAGAGAAAGCAAAGCAACTACTTGAAGAAGGAATGAAAGAAGAAGGCTATGACCAGCTTCCATCTGTAACCCTTACGTACAATACAAGTGAGTCTCATAAAGCAATCGCCGAAGCGCTTCAACAGAAATTCAAATCTGTTCTAGGCGTTGAAATTGAACTTGAGAACACAGAATGGAACGTATTCCTTCAAGACCAGAAAGACTTAAAGCATCAACTATCTCGTAGTTCATTCCTTGCTGACTACGGCGATCCTATTAACTTCCTAGAGAGCTTCACATCAGACTCTGTCATGAACCGTACAGGCTGGTCTAGTGAAAAATATGACCAACTGATCGCTGATGCAAAAGCAGAGTCAGATGACGAGAAACGTTTTGAGCTTATGTATGAAGCCGAGAAAGTTTTATTTGAAGAAATGCCAATCTTCCCGGTTCACTTCTACAACCACGTGTACCTTAACAAAGACAATGTTTCCGATATTGTCCGCCACCCAGTTGGCTATTTAGAACTGAAGTGGGCTTCGAAAGAATAA
- a CDS encoding ABC transporter permease, translating into MLKYIVKRFFLMILTIFIIATLTFFLMNAIPGSPFNEEKTSNAVVQQNLEKHFNLDKPLPVQYVLYLKSIITFDFGPSIKQPTETVNSLLSRGFPISAELGIWTIIVALISGITLGVLAALRHNKLIDYTAMTIAVLGISIPNFVLATLLIQVIAVDFKLLPAATWNSPQHMILPIVALATGPMAIIARLTRSSMLETLTQDYIKTARAKGLSPFKIVVKHALRNALMPVVTILGTLLAGILTGTFVIEKIFAIPGMGKYFVQGINQRDYPVIMGTTVFYSTFLVLMLFLVDIMYGILDPRIKLHKEGGE; encoded by the coding sequence ATGCTCAAGTACATTGTGAAACGTTTTTTCCTCATGATTCTAACGATCTTTATCATTGCAACTCTAACTTTCTTTCTCATGAATGCCATACCAGGATCACCTTTCAATGAAGAAAAAACAAGCAATGCCGTCGTTCAACAGAACTTAGAGAAACACTTCAACTTAGATAAACCACTTCCAGTTCAATACGTACTCTACTTAAAATCTATCATTACCTTTGATTTCGGACCATCTATTAAACAACCTACTGAAACTGTAAACTCCCTACTCAGCCGGGGCTTTCCGATCTCAGCTGAACTAGGCATCTGGACGATCATTGTAGCGCTAATTTCAGGCATCACGCTCGGTGTCCTTGCAGCACTAAGGCATAACAAACTAATCGATTACACCGCCATGACGATTGCGGTGCTCGGAATATCTATACCGAACTTTGTTCTCGCAACCCTACTTATTCAGGTTATCGCTGTCGATTTTAAACTGCTGCCGGCCGCTACATGGAACAGTCCTCAGCACATGATCTTGCCAATTGTTGCGCTCGCAACTGGCCCTATGGCAATCATTGCAAGGCTAACCCGTTCTAGTATGCTTGAAACGCTCACGCAGGATTACATAAAAACAGCTCGTGCCAAAGGATTATCACCATTTAAAATCGTCGTTAAACACGCCCTACGCAACGCACTTATGCCGGTCGTGACGATTCTTGGAACGCTTCTGGCTGGGATCCTGACTGGTACATTCGTTATTGAAAAAATCTTCGCCATTCCAGGAATGGGAAAATATTTCGTACAGGGCATTAACCAACGAGATTACCCCGTCATTATGGGAACTACCGTCTTTTACAGCACGTTTCTCGTTCTGATGCTGTTCTTAGTTGATATTATGTACGGCATTTTAGACCCACGTATTAAATTGCATAAAGAAGGAGGAGAATAG
- a CDS encoding S66 peptidase family protein has translation MEGRTPVLIPKRLKKGDTIGVIAPASPPDLDNVKKAIPFFEKKGLHVRLGQHVANTYGHLAGTDEERLQDLHNFFKDPEIDGIICAGGGYGTARIADAIDYDIIKNNPKIFWGYSDITFLHTSIRQQTGLVTFHGPMLGSDIGKDTFDDQSRAMFDQLFSPETLVYDENFSPLSVISKGEATGEIVGGNLSLLVTSIGTPFEIDTKGNLLLIEDIGEEPYRIDSFLNQLRQAGKFDDAAGIIVGDFSESDPKKEASLSLEEVLRFYFARLNKPVLSGFKIGHCLPHFAIPLGTKGSLSASDKKLTIEPGVE, from the coding sequence ATGGAAGGAAGAACGCCCGTGCTTATCCCAAAACGTTTAAAAAAGGGCGACACGATTGGTGTCATTGCACCAGCAAGCCCTCCCGACTTAGATAACGTCAAGAAAGCCATTCCTTTTTTTGAAAAGAAAGGGCTCCACGTCCGATTAGGTCAACATGTGGCTAACACATACGGACATTTAGCAGGAACAGATGAAGAACGACTACAGGACCTTCATAATTTCTTCAAAGATCCTGAGATAGATGGGATCATCTGCGCAGGCGGCGGATACGGAACAGCTCGTATTGCTGATGCGATTGACTACGACATAATAAAAAACAATCCCAAAATATTTTGGGGATATAGCGACATCACTTTTTTACATACATCGATTCGTCAACAAACCGGACTCGTTACGTTTCACGGTCCTATGCTTGGATCAGATATTGGAAAAGATACGTTCGATGATCAATCAAGAGCCATGTTCGACCAACTCTTCTCACCAGAAACCCTTGTGTACGATGAGAACTTCTCCCCTCTTTCGGTCATTTCAAAAGGAGAAGCTACAGGAGAAATTGTCGGCGGAAACCTTTCTTTACTCGTCACCTCAATCGGGACTCCGTTTGAGATTGATACAAAAGGGAATTTGTTACTTATCGAGGACATTGGAGAAGAACCTTATCGCATTGACTCGTTTTTAAATCAATTACGGCAAGCTGGGAAGTTTGACGATGCAGCCGGGATTATTGTAGGTGATTTCTCAGAATCAGATCCGAAGAAAGAAGCCTCCCTCTCCCTTGAAGAAGTGTTGCGTTTTTATTTCGCCCGTCTCAACAAGCCCGTCTTATCAGGATTTAAAATCGGACACTGCCTCCCCCATTTCGCGATTCCACTTGGGACAAAGGGCAGTCTGTCGGCTTCTGACAAAAAACTTACCATTGAACCAGGAG
- a CDS encoding ABC transporter permease, producing the protein MLTETKETKEGHTPATSSDIPDDWFRPKEKDAESAETVVRPSLSYWQDAWRRLRGNTLAMGGLLFLIVLGLMAIFGPVLSPYSVDQGVLQDQNQPPSADHWFGTDNLGRDVFTRTWYGARISLFVGLMAALIDFFIGVTYGGIAGYKGGRTDNVMMRIIEILYGLPYLLVVILLLVVLGPSLFTIIVALTVTGWVGMARIVRGQVLQIKQNEFVLASQSFGTKTGRIIRKNLLPNTMGPIIVQMTLTVPTAIFAEAFLSFLGLGIQSPFASWGVMANDALGVILSGDWWRLFFPAFFISATMFAFNVLGDGLQDALDPKLRR; encoded by the coding sequence GTGCTTACTGAAACGAAAGAAACCAAAGAAGGGCACACTCCCGCTACCTCTTCGGATATACCTGATGATTGGTTTAGACCGAAAGAGAAAGATGCTGAAAGTGCCGAGACTGTTGTACGCCCCTCTCTTTCCTATTGGCAGGACGCTTGGCGACGCCTTAGAGGAAATACACTCGCTATGGGAGGTCTCTTATTTTTAATAGTGCTAGGGCTTATGGCCATATTTGGGCCAGTCCTATCTCCTTATTCCGTAGACCAAGGAGTTTTACAAGATCAAAACCAGCCCCCATCGGCTGACCATTGGTTCGGCACTGATAACCTTGGGCGAGACGTCTTTACAAGAACATGGTACGGGGCCAGAATCTCCCTTTTCGTTGGGTTAATGGCAGCGCTCATTGATTTCTTTATAGGCGTTACATACGGAGGCATCGCAGGTTATAAAGGCGGTCGCACTGATAACGTGATGATGCGTATTATCGAAATCTTATACGGTCTTCCGTACCTACTAGTTGTTATTTTGCTTCTTGTTGTTCTTGGTCCAAGTTTATTCACCATTATCGTTGCCCTTACCGTTACAGGCTGGGTCGGTATGGCCCGGATTGTCCGGGGACAAGTCCTACAAATTAAACAAAATGAATTCGTCCTCGCCTCCCAATCATTTGGGACAAAGACAGGGCGGATTATTCGAAAGAATTTACTCCCTAATACAATGGGACCGATCATCGTTCAAATGACGCTAACCGTCCCCACGGCTATATTCGCAGAAGCATTCCTTAGCTTCTTAGGTCTCGGGATTCAATCTCCATTCGCAAGCTGGGGCGTGATGGCGAACGATGCCCTTGGTGTTATTCTTTCAGGAGATTGGTGGCGCCTCTTCTTCCCGGCGTTCTTTATTTCAGCGACTATGTTCGCATTTAACGTACTAGGCGACGGGCTGCAAGACGCACTTGATCCGAAGTTAAGGAGGTAA
- a CDS encoding bile acid:sodium symporter family protein codes for MKTLEKISNFMGSSFAIWVLLFAVLSFIFPGGFTWIAPYIVPLLGIIMFGMGLTLSKSDFSEVLKRPKDVAAGVVAQFTIMPLLAFALATLLPVSPEVAAGVILVGCCPGGTSSNVMTYLSKGDTALSVAITAVSTLLAPLLTPVLVLLFASQWLPVSAGSLFLSIVKIVIVPIVLGLIVKAALGQKSEAGIKAMPLVSVVAIVAIVAAVVSVNQAKIAETGALIFAIVVLHNLLGYAVGYGLAKMMGMDLSKKRAVSIEVGMQNSGLGASLAAVHFSPLAAVPSAIFSVWHNISGPIIATLYRKQKEKSSSNQKLTKSA; via the coding sequence ATGAAAACATTAGAAAAAATCAGTAACTTTATGGGGAGTTCATTTGCGATTTGGGTTTTATTATTTGCGGTCTTATCATTTATTTTTCCTGGAGGATTTACCTGGATTGCTCCTTACATCGTGCCCCTTCTTGGGATCATCATGTTCGGTATGGGTTTAACACTATCAAAATCGGATTTCTCAGAAGTGCTTAAGAGACCAAAAGACGTAGCAGCAGGGGTAGTAGCCCAATTTACGATCATGCCATTACTTGCATTCGCTTTAGCGACACTCTTACCGGTATCACCGGAAGTAGCTGCTGGTGTCATCCTTGTGGGATGCTGTCCCGGAGGCACCTCTTCTAACGTAATGACCTACTTATCTAAAGGGGATACGGCACTATCAGTAGCCATCACAGCGGTTTCCACACTTTTAGCACCGTTGTTAACCCCTGTTCTTGTTCTATTGTTCGCAAGTCAGTGGCTCCCCGTTTCAGCAGGGTCCTTATTCCTATCAATCGTCAAAATTGTAATCGTACCTATCGTGCTCGGCCTCATTGTAAAAGCGGCCCTCGGTCAAAAGAGCGAAGCTGGTATCAAGGCAATGCCGCTTGTGTCAGTGGTCGCGATCGTCGCCATTGTAGCAGCCGTTGTAAGTGTGAATCAGGCGAAAATCGCAGAAACAGGAGCGCTGATCTTCGCAATCGTGGTCTTACATAACCTACTCGGTTACGCTGTCGGCTACGGATTAGCTAAGATGATGGGCATGGATCTTTCCAAGAAACGAGCTGTTTCTATTGAAGTCGGCATGCAAAACTCAGGCTTAGGAGCCTCTCTCGCAGCCGTACACTTTAGCCCACTAGCAGCCGTTCCAAGCGCGATCTTCAGCGTATGGCACAACATCTCTGGACCAATTATCGCCACCCTTTACAGAAAGCAAAAAGAAAAAAGCTCATCCAATCAAAAACTAACAAAATCCGCCTAA